The Iamia majanohamensis genome window below encodes:
- a CDS encoding molybdopterin-dependent oxidoreductase, producing the protein MRPHGPFRADWWRSPLRGPWFTSVMGSVLLVGMPLLLLTGLLSYVAYNPGLGENDLTPGSGITGVFAAWPTSPSWLYRLNQGTHVTVGIILVPVVLAKLWSVMPKLFTWPPVRSAAQGLERLSVALLVGSVVFEIVTGLLNIQYWYVFPSSFYAAHLYGAYVFAGAFVVHVGLKLATMRRSLRERPVRPELSRGLDDFTQDPPDDTGLVAPAPQEPTISRRGALGLVGSGSALLLVLSAGQNLGGWVRDVALLSPRGRPTSGGPNAFPVNKTAEGRGITPEQIGPDWRLTLRGAGDEQTFSREDLLALPQHEAALAIACVEGWSTGVQAWSGVRLRDLAALAGAPDASSVFVESVETSTFGTTTLRGNQVADGDALLALGVNGVDLSDDHGYPARVVVPANPGVHNTKWVSRLTFEA; encoded by the coding sequence GTGAGGCCACACGGACCCTTCCGCGCCGACTGGTGGCGCAGCCCGCTGCGGGGCCCGTGGTTCACCTCGGTGATGGGCTCGGTGCTGCTGGTGGGGATGCCCCTGCTGCTGCTGACCGGCCTGCTCTCCTACGTGGCCTACAACCCCGGCCTGGGCGAGAACGACCTCACCCCCGGGTCGGGGATCACCGGGGTCTTCGCCGCCTGGCCCACTAGCCCGTCGTGGCTGTACCGGCTCAACCAGGGCACCCACGTCACCGTCGGGATCATCCTCGTCCCCGTCGTGCTGGCCAAGCTGTGGTCGGTCATGCCCAAGCTGTTCACCTGGCCGCCGGTGCGCTCCGCGGCGCAGGGCCTCGAGCGCCTGAGCGTGGCCCTGCTGGTCGGGAGCGTGGTGTTCGAGATCGTGACCGGTCTCCTGAACATCCAGTACTGGTACGTGTTCCCGTCGTCGTTCTACGCCGCCCACCTCTACGGGGCCTACGTGTTCGCGGGGGCGTTCGTGGTCCACGTGGGGCTGAAGCTGGCCACCATGCGCCGGTCCCTGCGCGAGCGCCCGGTCCGGCCCGAGCTCTCCCGAGGGCTCGACGACTTCACCCAGGACCCGCCCGACGACACCGGCCTGGTGGCCCCCGCGCCCCAGGAGCCGACCATCTCCCGGCGGGGCGCCCTGGGCCTCGTCGGGTCGGGGTCCGCCCTGCTGCTGGTCCTGTCCGCAGGCCAGAACCTGGGCGGGTGGGTGCGCGACGTCGCCCTCCTCTCGCCCCGGGGCCGCCCCACCTCCGGCGGGCCCAACGCCTTCCCCGTCAACAAGACGGCGGAGGGTCGGGGGATCACCCCCGAGCAGATCGGCCCCGACTGGCGCCTCACCCTGCGGGGGGCCGGGGACGAGCAGACCTTCAGCCGCGAGGACCTGCTGGCCCTGCCCCAGCACGAGGCCGCCCTGGCCATCGCCTGCGTGGAGGGGTGGTCGACGGGCGTGCAGGCCTGGTCGGGCGTGCGGCTGCGCGACCTGGCCGCCCTGGCCGGCGCCCCGGACGCCTCGTCGGTGTTCGTGGAGTCCGTCGAGACCTCGACCTTCGGGACCACCACGCTGCGCGGCAACCAGGTGGCCGACGGCGACGCCCTCCTCGCCCTCGGCGTGAACGGCGTCGACCTCTCCGACGACCACGGCTACCCCGCCCGGGTCGTCGTCCCGGCCAACCCGGGCGTTCACAACACCAAGTGGGTCAGCCGCCTGACCTTCGAGGCCTGA
- a CDS encoding CsbD family protein: MADDSISNKVKGTAKEVAGQVTGQDDLEREGRAQQEKSRESEKAEAKEAEAAEHRKKAQGHAGEEKSEQ, translated from the coding sequence ATGGCAGACGACAGCATCAGCAACAAGGTCAAGGGCACGGCGAAGGAGGTCGCAGGCCAGGTCACCGGCCAGGACGACCTCGAGCGCGAGGGCCGGGCCCAGCAGGAGAAGTCCCGGGAGTCGGAGAAGGCCGAGGCCAAGGAGGCCGAGGCCGCCGAGCACCGGAAGAAGGCCCAGGGCCACGCCGGCGAGGAGAAGTCCGAGCAGTAG
- a CDS encoding DUF7218 family protein produces the protein MPGEDDHGPSVKDDEQYEALREQGASKEKAARIANSDRSRTGERGGSSPAYEDWTKDDLEQRARELDVEGRSDMTKDELIEALRDR, from the coding sequence GTGCCCGGCGAGGACGACCACGGCCCGAGCGTCAAGGACGACGAGCAGTACGAGGCCCTGCGCGAGCAGGGCGCCAGCAAGGAGAAGGCGGCCCGCATCGCCAACAGCGACCGGTCGAGGACGGGCGAGCGAGGTGGGTCCTCGCCGGCCTACGAGGACTGGACCAAGGACGACCTCGAGCAGCGGGCGCGCGAGCTCGACGTCGAGGGCCGCTCGGACATGACCAAGGACGAGCTGATCGAGGCCCTGCGCGACCGCTGA
- a CDS encoding Stf0 family sulfotransferase, whose protein sequence is MPELRRAGTTYPPSRSLVLCAAPRTGSTLLCELLTGTDVLGYPKEPFAPASLAACAEAWGTPEPDVDPGAYLRAALRNGTSPDGTFATKIMWEHLDELRRWGARQSRAEVLSLFPRPHALLVTRRDKVAAAVSWVRARSTGTWSRSPGGRNPRPPTLDLDGITAAHRAQHAAEESWRALLAELPTVPTATLVYEDVAADHAAAVATAAGLLGREVAGPPPRPTLTMQRDRWTTEVVARWTAATGGCATCAVPAASP, encoded by the coding sequence ATGCCTGAGCTCCGACGGGCCGGCACCACCTACCCGCCGTCCCGGTCCCTCGTGCTCTGCGCCGCGCCCCGGACCGGCAGCACGCTGCTCTGCGAGCTGCTCACCGGCACCGACGTCCTGGGCTACCCCAAGGAGCCCTTCGCGCCGGCGTCGCTGGCGGCCTGCGCCGAGGCGTGGGGTACGCCGGAGCCCGACGTCGACCCCGGCGCCTACCTCCGCGCCGCCCTCCGCAACGGCACCTCGCCCGACGGCACGTTCGCCACCAAGATCATGTGGGAGCACCTGGACGAGCTGCGGAGGTGGGGCGCCCGTCAGAGCCGCGCCGAGGTCCTCTCCCTGTTCCCGCGGCCCCATGCCCTGCTCGTGACCCGTCGGGACAAGGTCGCCGCTGCCGTGTCGTGGGTTCGGGCCCGATCCACGGGCACGTGGTCCCGGTCCCCAGGAGGTCGCAACCCCCGGCCCCCGACCCTCGACCTGGACGGGATCACCGCGGCCCACCGGGCCCAGCACGCGGCCGAGGAGAGCTGGCGGGCGCTGCTGGCCGAGCTGCCGACCGTCCCGACCGCGACGCTGGTCTACGAGGACGTGGCCGCCGACCACGCTGCGGCGGTGGCCACCGCCGCCGGACTGCTGGGTCGGGAGGTCGCCGGTCCGCCGCCGCGGCCGACGCTCACGATGCAGCGCGACCGGTGGACCACCGAGGTGGTGGCCCGGTGGACGGCTGCGACCGGCGGGTGCGCGACCTGCGCCGTCCCGGCCGCGTCGCCCTGA
- a CDS encoding glycosyltransferase produces MIASVRFSAGPPFAGGLEAHSWHLAAGLRARGHEVTLFGPEAPPGCRARPVPASWRPSAAARQDLSMLPDQVVADHHGYLQVVRDLARQDDFDVIHNNSAHYLPLASAPILRAPLVSTLHTPPTPWLESALALGGSEVGHLVSVSRSNAARWDVAQPVEVIPNGVDCATWRPHGGRRSGAVWTGRIVTEKAPHLAIAAARRCGTTIDLAGPVHDPTYFEEVIRPSLGPAVRYHGHLGQEACAELVASAEVSLVTPTWPEPFGLVVAESLACGTPVAGFAAGALPELVDEEVGRLVPEGDVAALARALPEAAALDAVTCRRVAEARFGLDRMVAAYDRTLAAQAS; encoded by the coding sequence ATGATCGCCAGCGTGCGGTTCTCCGCGGGCCCGCCGTTCGCCGGCGGGCTCGAGGCCCACTCCTGGCACCTGGCCGCCGGCCTGCGCGCCCGGGGCCACGAGGTGACGCTGTTCGGCCCCGAGGCCCCGCCGGGCTGCCGGGCCCGGCCCGTCCCGGCCTCCTGGCGGCCCTCGGCCGCGGCCCGGCAGGACCTGTCGATGCTGCCCGACCAGGTGGTCGCCGACCACCACGGCTACCTCCAGGTGGTCAGGGACCTCGCACGCCAGGATGACTTCGACGTGATCCACAACAACAGCGCCCACTACCTGCCGCTGGCGTCGGCCCCGATCCTGCGGGCGCCTCTGGTCTCCACGCTGCACACCCCGCCCACCCCCTGGTTGGAGTCCGCCCTCGCCCTGGGCGGATCCGAGGTGGGCCACCTCGTCTCGGTCAGCCGCAGCAACGCCGCTCGCTGGGACGTCGCCCAGCCGGTGGAGGTCATCCCCAACGGCGTCGACTGCGCCACCTGGCGGCCCCACGGAGGCCGCCGGTCCGGCGCGGTGTGGACGGGGCGGATCGTGACCGAGAAGGCCCCGCACCTCGCCATCGCCGCCGCTCGCCGGTGCGGCACGACCATCGACCTGGCCGGCCCCGTCCACGACCCCACCTACTTCGAGGAGGTGATCCGGCCCTCGCTCGGCCCGGCCGTCCGGTACCACGGCCACCTCGGGCAAGAGGCGTGCGCCGAGCTGGTGGCCAGTGCCGAGGTCAGCCTGGTGACACCCACCTGGCCCGAGCCCTTCGGCCTCGTCGTGGCCGAGTCCCTCGCGTGCGGGACGCCGGTGGCGGGCTTCGCCGCGGGTGCACTCCCCGAGCTGGTCGACGAGGAGGTGGGCCGCCTGGTGCCCGAGGGCGACGTCGCCGCCCTCGCCCGCGCGCTGCCGGAGGCGGCCGCCCTCGACGCCGTCACCTGCCGGCGCGTGGCCGAGGCCCGGTTCGGCCTCGATCGCATGGTCGCCGCCTACGACCGCACCCTCGCGGCGCAGGCCTCGTGA
- a CDS encoding glycosyltransferase family 2 protein, whose amino-acid sequence MLSIVTLVRDRNAMLDRLLAGCARQRGGPCEVVVVRAGGSEDPSEVAARHPEVDVRTTTVPGTQGTIPYATARNHGAEVARGEVLAFCDADTIPSSGFVGAMTSALAAHDALATGEVRYLAPGAEATDDEAELLRRSAPHPDRDPVPASGVALGGRAELVWGLCMVLRRSTFVRLGGFDERFTGYAGEDTDLSTRADAAGLPVALVGGATVFHQHHDWFDPPVQQIRATVANATRYHETWGRWPMEGWLAAFAAMGLVDWEPGSDRCSVLRTPSPAEVEACRRTLAAPFLARTRPSGRVAAS is encoded by the coding sequence GTGCTGAGCATCGTCACCCTGGTGCGCGACCGCAACGCCATGCTGGACCGCCTGCTCGCCGGGTGCGCCCGCCAGCGGGGCGGCCCCTGCGAGGTCGTGGTGGTGCGGGCGGGAGGGAGCGAGGACCCCTCCGAGGTCGCCGCCCGGCACCCGGAGGTGGACGTGCGGACCACCACCGTGCCCGGCACGCAGGGGACCATCCCCTACGCCACCGCGCGCAACCACGGCGCCGAGGTGGCGAGGGGGGAGGTGCTGGCCTTCTGCGACGCCGACACCATCCCGTCCTCGGGCTTCGTCGGCGCCATGACCTCCGCCCTCGCCGCCCACGACGCCCTGGCGACGGGCGAGGTCCGCTACCTGGCCCCGGGGGCCGAGGCCACCGACGACGAGGCCGAGCTCCTCCGGCGCTCGGCGCCGCACCCCGACCGCGACCCCGTGCCCGCCAGCGGCGTGGCCCTCGGCGGCCGGGCCGAACTGGTGTGGGGGCTGTGCATGGTGCTGCGGCGCTCGACCTTCGTCCGCCTCGGCGGGTTCGACGAGCGCTTCACCGGCTACGCCGGCGAGGACACGGACCTGTCCACCCGGGCCGATGCGGCCGGCCTCCCCGTCGCGCTGGTGGGCGGGGCCACCGTGTTCCACCAGCACCACGACTGGTTCGACCCGCCCGTCCAGCAGATCCGGGCCACGGTGGCCAACGCGACCCGCTACCACGAGACGTGGGGCCGGTGGCCCATGGAGGGCTGGCTGGCCGCCTTCGCGGCCATGGGCCTCGTCGACTGGGAGCCGGGCTCCGACCGCTGCTCCGTGCTGCGCACCCCTTCCCCCGCCGAGGTGGAGGCGTGCCGGCGCACCCTCGCCGCCCCCTTCCTGGCCCGGACGAGGCCGTCGGGCCGGGTGGCGGCGTCGTGA
- a CDS encoding sulfotransferase encodes MRPSDVIVTGAPRSGTSLVAGLFVAAGHHPGVRMIPATPSNPAGFHEDLDVNAANDDLLDEVADEPWGEAERPPRSLRWVGAFARPVTPAAGEGRALGALVPPSPFVLKDPRFAYTLPAWRPVLPPVRVVVVVRHPSEVVASLASMAEREPETFAGFLPREAHVLAMWEAVHRAVLSWADEDTLFVGHEDVLGDRGRARLAQATGAALEGGVRPELHRERVRSGLPRSTEDLLAELERRCGAPPPTEGTDR; translated from the coding sequence GTGAGACCCTCCGACGTGATCGTGACCGGCGCCCCGCGCAGCGGGACCTCGCTCGTGGCCGGGCTGTTCGTGGCCGCCGGGCACCACCCGGGGGTCCGGATGATCCCGGCCACGCCCTCCAACCCGGCAGGCTTCCACGAGGACCTGGACGTCAACGCGGCCAACGACGACCTGCTCGACGAGGTGGCCGACGAGCCGTGGGGGGAGGCAGAGCGGCCGCCCCGCAGCCTGCGGTGGGTGGGGGCCTTCGCCCGACCGGTGACGCCGGCGGCGGGGGAGGGTCGCGCCCTCGGCGCCCTGGTCCCGCCGTCGCCGTTCGTGCTCAAGGACCCGCGCTTCGCCTACACGCTGCCGGCCTGGCGCCCGGTGCTGCCGCCGGTGCGGGTGGTGGTCGTGGTCCGCCACCCCTCCGAGGTCGTCGCCAGCCTGGCCTCGATGGCCGAGCGCGAACCCGAGACCTTCGCCGGGTTCCTCCCGCGCGAGGCGCACGTGCTCGCCATGTGGGAGGCGGTGCATCGCGCCGTGCTGTCGTGGGCCGACGAGGACACGCTCTTCGTCGGCCACGAGGACGTGCTCGGGGACCGGGGTCGTGCCCGCCTCGCCCAGGCCACCGGGGCCGCGCTGGAGGGCGGGGTACGCCCCGAGCTGCACCGCGAGCGGGTCCGGTCCGGGCTGCCGCGGTCCACCGAGGACCTGCTGGCCGAGCTGGAGCGGAGGTGCGGGGCACCGCCGCCGACGGAGGGGACGGACAGGTGA
- a CDS encoding nicotinamide-nucleotide amidohydrolase family protein — protein sequence MALPHQTPGRVVVVTGATGNLGSRLVDVLAGDPRVAEVRGVARRPPDDEPRPQVRWHAVDITTDDLDPIVDGADVVVHLAWRIQPSWDLDAMWRTNVGGSAAVFAAVRRQGVAALVHASSVGAYAPGPKGPRVDESWPLGGIEGHPYSEQKAGVEAMLDELEADRPGLRVVRMRPALMVAAGAGLELRRYFLPGIAERGAPLHPWMARLLPTRLQLVHTDDAAVAFAEAALGEASGPFNLAAEDPVGAGSWPGLERVLRPLAAVTWRRRLQPVDPGWVGLAFRSPLLDTTRAREELGWAPRHSGAEALEQVLAGIRATDDAPTAALRGEVEEDDGDLDGRIAALAEELAGELRRRDLTLAVAESLTGGLLASRLARAGGASDWFRGGVAAYATEVKHDVLGVRAGGVVRAEAVSDMATGAARLLGADVGLAVSGVGGPDPQEGRPPGTVWVGAVAGEWSGTTLHHLAGTPEEICLQTCVVALEDGLALVRGDGQGAPLAD from the coding sequence ATGGCCCTGCCGCACCAGACCCCGGGCCGGGTGGTCGTCGTCACCGGCGCCACCGGCAACCTCGGCTCGCGCCTGGTCGACGTCCTGGCCGGGGACCCTCGGGTGGCCGAGGTGCGGGGCGTGGCTCGCCGCCCGCCCGACGACGAGCCGCGCCCGCAGGTGCGGTGGCACGCGGTCGACATCACCACCGACGACCTGGACCCGATCGTCGACGGGGCCGACGTGGTGGTCCACCTGGCGTGGCGGATCCAGCCCTCCTGGGACCTGGACGCCATGTGGCGCACGAACGTCGGTGGCTCTGCCGCGGTCTTCGCCGCCGTGCGGCGACAGGGCGTCGCCGCCCTCGTCCACGCCTCGTCGGTGGGTGCCTACGCGCCGGGTCCGAAGGGCCCACGGGTGGACGAGTCCTGGCCCCTCGGCGGCATCGAGGGCCACCCCTACTCGGAGCAGAAGGCCGGTGTGGAGGCGATGCTCGACGAGCTCGAGGCCGACCGGCCCGGACTCCGGGTGGTCCGCATGCGCCCGGCCCTGATGGTCGCCGCCGGTGCGGGCCTCGAGCTCCGCCGCTACTTCCTCCCCGGCATCGCGGAGCGGGGCGCACCCCTCCACCCCTGGATGGCTCGGCTCCTGCCGACCCGGCTGCAGCTGGTCCACACCGACGACGCAGCCGTCGCCTTCGCCGAGGCGGCCCTGGGCGAGGCGTCAGGACCCTTCAACCTGGCGGCCGAGGACCCGGTCGGGGCCGGCTCGTGGCCCGGGCTGGAGCGCGTCCTGCGCCCCCTGGCCGCGGTGACCTGGCGTCGGCGGCTCCAGCCGGTGGACCCGGGCTGGGTCGGGCTGGCCTTCCGCTCGCCCCTCCTCGACACCACCCGCGCCCGGGAGGAGCTGGGCTGGGCGCCGCGCCACTCGGGGGCCGAGGCCCTCGAGCAGGTCCTGGCGGGCATCCGCGCCACCGACGACGCCCCCACCGCCGCCCTGCGGGGCGAGGTGGAGGAGGACGACGGTGACCTCGACGGGCGCATCGCCGCCCTGGCCGAGGAGCTGGCCGGTGAGCTGCGGCGCCGGGACCTCACGCTGGCGGTGGCGGAGTCGCTCACCGGCGGCCTGCTGGCCAGCCGCCTGGCCCGCGCGGGAGGGGCGAGCGACTGGTTCCGCGGCGGGGTGGCGGCCTACGCCACCGAGGTCAAGCACGACGTGCTGGGCGTGCGAGCCGGAGGGGTCGTGCGGGCCGAGGCCGTCTCCGACATGGCGACGGGCGCGGCCCGGCTCCTGGGTGCCGACGTCGGGCTGGCCGTCTCGGGGGTGGGTGGCCCGGACCCGCAGGAGGGCCGTCCCCCGGGGACCGTCTGGGTCGGGGCGGTGGCGGGCGAGTGGTCCGGCACGACGCTCCACCACCTGGCGGGGACGCCCGAGGAGATCTGCCTGCAGACCTGCGTGGTCGCGCTGGAGGACGGCCTGGCCCTCGTGCGCGGCGACGGGCAGGGGGCACCGCTGGCGGACTGA
- a CDS encoding response regulator transcription factor has protein sequence MHTHDDCEACRRLEARCARLEQELAEARRALARAERPVPGVDPGDLPTLTSREVEVLDLIAQGLSTDQIGAELYLSRNSVKTHTRKLYRKLGVSSRTEAAIWALNRSRPEGRERPAGEEEGRP, from the coding sequence ATGCACACACACGACGACTGCGAGGCGTGCCGCCGCCTGGAGGCCCGCTGCGCACGGCTCGAGCAGGAGCTGGCCGAGGCCCGTCGGGCCCTCGCACGCGCCGAGCGACCCGTCCCCGGGGTGGACCCCGGGGACCTGCCCACGCTGACCTCGCGCGAGGTCGAGGTCCTCGACCTGATCGCCCAGGGCCTCTCCACCGACCAGATCGGGGCCGAGCTCTACCTGAGCCGCAACTCGGTGAAGACCCACACCCGCAAGCTGTACCGGAAGCTCGGCGTGTCGAGCCGCACGGAGGCCGCGATCTGGGCCCTCAACCGCTCCCGTCCCGAGGGTCGGGAGCGGCCGGCGGGCGAGGAGGAAGGGCGACCCTGA
- a CDS encoding shikimate kinase, whose protein sequence is MAVGKSTVGRALAGRWGRPFVDTDDAIEAATGRTVRELWEAGGEDAYRPQERQAVLDALVATDPVVLAVPGGVAVDDDMASAVARDDVTTVYLRATAGTLAARVGDGDDHRPLLGDDPATALTHLLDERDGTYLALADHVVEVDARTPEQVEDAVRRALTGGGEPLRVALPPRPPAAPDPRDGSG, encoded by the coding sequence ATGGCGGTCGGCAAGTCGACCGTGGGCCGCGCCCTCGCCGGGCGCTGGGGACGGCCGTTCGTCGACACCGACGACGCGATCGAGGCGGCCACCGGGCGCACCGTGCGCGAGCTGTGGGAGGCGGGGGGCGAGGACGCCTACCGCCCGCAGGAGCGACAGGCGGTCCTCGACGCTCTCGTCGCGACCGACCCGGTGGTGCTGGCGGTGCCCGGAGGCGTCGCCGTCGACGACGACATGGCCTCCGCCGTCGCCCGTGACGACGTCACCACCGTCTACCTCCGGGCGACGGCGGGCACGCTCGCGGCCCGGGTGGGTGACGGCGACGACCACCGTCCGCTGCTGGGCGACGACCCCGCCACCGCGCTGACCCACCTCCTCGACGAGCGCGACGGGACCTACCTCGCCCTCGCCGACCACGTGGTCGAGGTGGACGCCCGCACCCCGGAGCAGGTGGAGGACGCCGTGCGACGGGCGCTCACCGGTGGGGGCGAGCCGCTCAGGGTCGCCCTTCCTCCTCGCCCGCCGGCCGCTCCCGACCCTCGGGACGGGAGCGGTTGA
- a CDS encoding acyl-CoA dehydrogenase family protein: protein MTMPSPSFAASLFTGRLEGDMVTPFPTPDAAEVERVKALVATLREVTADYDPAQAEADRWVGDDLLHDLGEAGLMGLYIDPAYGGAGLSQTGYCRVFEEIGHVDATLSVVLGVHQSIGTKGIHLYGTDEQKERYLPDLAAGRKLAAFALTEPGAGSDAYHLDSWAERQSDGSWVLNGHKHYIGNGSKDVIVTFARCEEGHVALILDGGMEGLEVGERHDTMGLRANDLRRLTYKDVRVAPENVLGEPGRGFEVAVNVLNNGRLSLGTGSVGAVKHLLGLAVDHVTERHQFGLPLADFELVQEKLGWMVSYLYGLESLCYLTTGMVDQGVEDYAIESAMAKVAGTEFLWYAANRVFQLGGGRAYMRDEPFEKILRDIRIFPIFEGANDVMRAFIALTGLKPLASQIEGMADLDLTRPLGSLGTVAGYVLDKVDRQVRPDRLEVDDSLRALADPLTDQVAHLRDAAEGELRHHGEGIKTAQRSQKRLAEAAMDIVAQTATLSRMSGVIQERGPELSSADRYVAETFCTRAARRVDRNLDHLHHPDDERQHAIARDAIAAGGYRYEILPL, encoded by the coding sequence ATGACCATGCCGTCCCCCTCCTTCGCCGCCTCCCTGTTCACCGGTCGCCTCGAGGGCGACATGGTCACGCCGTTCCCCACGCCCGACGCGGCCGAGGTCGAGCGGGTCAAGGCGCTCGTGGCCACCCTGCGCGAGGTCACCGCCGACTACGACCCGGCCCAGGCCGAGGCCGACCGCTGGGTCGGTGACGACCTGCTCCACGACCTGGGCGAGGCCGGCCTGATGGGCCTCTACATCGATCCCGCCTACGGCGGCGCCGGCCTCTCCCAGACCGGCTACTGCCGGGTGTTCGAGGAGATCGGCCACGTCGACGCCACCCTCTCGGTGGTCCTCGGCGTGCACCAGTCCATCGGCACCAAGGGCATCCACCTCTACGGCACCGACGAGCAGAAGGAGCGCTACCTCCCGGACCTGGCTGCGGGCCGGAAGCTGGCCGCCTTCGCCCTCACCGAGCCGGGCGCCGGCTCCGACGCCTACCACCTCGACTCGTGGGCCGAGCGCCAGTCCGACGGGTCGTGGGTGCTGAACGGCCACAAGCACTACATCGGCAACGGGTCCAAGGACGTCATCGTCACCTTCGCCCGCTGCGAGGAGGGCCACGTCGCCCTCATCCTCGACGGCGGCATGGAGGGCCTCGAGGTGGGCGAGCGCCACGACACCATGGGCCTGCGGGCCAACGACCTCCGCCGCCTCACCTACAAGGACGTGCGGGTGGCCCCCGAGAACGTGCTCGGCGAGCCGGGGCGGGGCTTCGAGGTGGCCGTGAACGTGCTGAACAACGGACGGCTCTCGCTCGGCACCGGCTCGGTCGGCGCGGTGAAGCACCTCCTCGGCCTGGCCGTCGACCACGTCACCGAGCGCCACCAGTTCGGCCTGCCCCTGGCCGACTTCGAGCTGGTCCAGGAGAAGCTGGGCTGGATGGTGTCGTACCTCTACGGCCTCGAGTCGCTCTGCTACCTCACGACCGGGATGGTCGACCAGGGGGTCGAGGACTACGCCATCGAGTCGGCCATGGCGAAGGTCGCCGGCACCGAGTTCCTCTGGTACGCGGCCAACCGGGTCTTCCAGCTCGGCGGCGGCCGGGCCTACATGCGCGACGAGCCCTTCGAGAAGATCCTGCGCGACATCCGCATCTTCCCGATCTTCGAGGGCGCGAACGACGTCATGCGGGCGTTCATCGCCCTCACCGGCCTCAAGCCCCTGGCATCCCAGATCGAGGGGATGGCCGACCTCGACCTCACCCGACCCCTGGGCAGCCTGGGCACCGTGGCCGGCTACGTCCTCGACAAGGTCGACCGCCAGGTGCGCCCCGACCGGCTCGAGGTCGACGACTCCCTGCGTGCGCTGGCCGACCCGCTCACCGACCAGGTGGCCCACCTGCGCGACGCGGCCGAGGGCGAGCTCCGCCACCACGGCGAGGGCATAAAGACGGCCCAGCGCTCGCAGAAGCGGCTGGCCGAGGCGGCCATGGACATCGTGGCCCAGACGGCCACCCTCTCCCGCATGTCCGGGGTCATCCAGGAGCGGGGGCCCGAGCTGTCCTCGGCCGACCGCTACGTGGCCGAGACCTTCTGCACCCGCGCCGCCCGCCGGGTCGACCGGAACCTCGACCACCTCCACCACCCCGACGACGAGCGCCAGCACGCCATCGCGCGCGACGCCATCGCCGCCGGCGGCTACCGCTACGAGATCCTCCCGCTCTGA
- a CDS encoding sigma-70 family RNA polymerase sigma factor: MSPLVARARSDRGRTIDPDGRASQGTIRPGRAVARRRSPAPSRRDLRLARATVPREARRDDGTVLPGVDLDTWVLHAQLQRTGDDAVLAALVDEYQPYAASLAHHMARSGDPLEDIQQVALEALVASLRRFEVERALPFPAFARPTISGAIKRHYRDRGWSIRAPRSVHDLAGALRDAEERLTATHGRTPTRAEVAEAVGAPEDAVRRADAAIHDRATRSLDQAGPDGSPARVESLGGPDADVEAAADRMDLRDAVDHLSGRERDLLHLYYVEEMSQREIGGRYGVSQMQVSRWLASCTARLRSRVGAAS; the protein is encoded by the coding sequence ATGTCCCCCCTCGTGGCTCGTGCCCGGTCCGACCGCGGTCGCACCATCGATCCCGACGGTCGCGCCTCTCAGGGCACGATCCGCCCGGGTCGGGCCGTGGCCCGCCGGCGCAGCCCCGCCCCCTCCCGCCGCGATCTCCGCCTGGCGCGCGCCACCGTCCCGCGGGAGGCCCGCCGCGACGACGGCACCGTGCTCCCCGGCGTGGACCTCGACACCTGGGTGCTGCACGCCCAGCTCCAGCGGACCGGCGACGACGCCGTGCTCGCCGCCCTGGTCGACGAGTACCAGCCCTACGCCGCCTCGCTCGCCCACCACATGGCTCGCAGCGGCGACCCGCTCGAGGACATCCAGCAGGTCGCCCTCGAAGCCCTGGTCGCCTCGCTCCGGCGCTTCGAGGTCGAGCGTGCGCTCCCGTTCCCGGCCTTCGCTCGGCCGACCATCAGCGGCGCCATCAAGCGCCACTACCGGGACCGGGGCTGGAGCATCCGTGCCCCCCGGTCGGTGCACGACCTGGCGGGCGCCCTGCGCGACGCCGAGGAGCGCCTGACCGCGACGCACGGCCGGACACCGACCCGCGCCGAGGTGGCCGAGGCCGTCGGCGCCCCCGAGGACGCCGTCCGCCGGGCCGACGCCGCCATCCACGACCGGGCCACCCGCTCCCTCGACCAGGCCGGGCCCGACGGCAGCCCGGCCCGGGTGGAGTCGCTCGGCGGGCCCGACGCCGACGTGGAGGCCGCGGCCGACCGGATGGACCTCCGCGACGCTGTGGACCACCTGTCGGGCCGGGAGCGGGACCTGCTGCACCTCTACTACGTCGAGGAGATGAGCCAGCGCGAGATCGGCGGCCGCTACGGCGTCAGCCAGATGCAGGTCAGCAGGTGGCTGGCGAGCTGCACCGCCCGCCTCCGCAGCCGGGTCGGGGCGGCGTCGTGA